A stretch of Gasterosteus aculeatus chromosome 4, fGasAcu3.hap1.1, whole genome shotgun sequence DNA encodes these proteins:
- the zdhhc9 gene encoding palmitoyltransferase ZDHHC9 isoform X4 → MSLGQGPRSRRSSRGRIPHVRLGNRRHRRSGELDCIGLCTNLQHRRAETPRLHKTNKKNSWHARRRARTMSAVMVTRKVRKWEKLPGKNTFCCDGRVMMARQKGVFYLTLFLIVGTCSLFFAFECPYLAVHLSPAIPFFAVLLFLFVIAMLLRTSFSDPGVLPRALPEEATFIEMEIEAANGNVPAGQRPPPRIRNVQINNQIVKLKYCYTCKIFRPPRASHCSICDNCVDRFDHHCPWVGNCVGKRNYRYFYMFTLSLSLLTIYIFTFNIVHVVMRSVDGGFLNTLKETPGTVLEVLVCFFTLWSVVGLTGFHTYLISLNQTTNEDDWACCQRCCWGRESGGDKEEKIEMVE, encoded by the exons ATGTCACTCGGTCAAGGTCCGCGCTCCCGACGCAGCAGCCGCGGCCGGATTCCGCACGTTCGGCTGGGAAACCGACGACACCGGCGTTCGGGTGAATTagatt GCATCGGCTTGTGCACAAATCTACAACACCGCCGAGCTGAGACGCCTCGTCtccataaaacaaacaaaaaaaacagctggcaCGCACGCAGGCGCGCGCGCACCATGTCGGCGGTGATGGTCACACGAAAGGTGCGAAAATGGGAGAAGCTCCCGGGGAAGAACACGTTCTGCTGCGACGGCCGGGTGATGATGGCCCGGCAGAAGGGGGTCTTCTACCTGACCCTGTTCCTCATCGTCGGGACCTGCTCGCTCTTCTTCGCCTTCGA GTGTCCCTACCTGGCTGTCCATCTGTCTCCTGCCATCCCATTTTTCGCcgtcctgctcttcctcttcgtcaTCGCCATGTTGTTGAGGACCAGCTTCAGTGACCCCGGGGTGCTGCCACGGGCCCTCCCGGAGGAGGCCACGTTCATCGAGATGGAAATTG AGGCTGCTAATGGGAACGTCCCCGCAGGGCAGCGGCCGCCACCTCGAATCCGCAACGTTCAGATTAACAACCAGATCGTCAAACTCAAGTACTGCTACACTTGCAAGATCTTCCGACCACCTCGAGCATCTCACTGCAGCATCTGTGACAACTGCGTCG ACCGCTTTGATCACCACTGTCCCTGGGTGGGGAACTGCGTGGGCAAGAGGAACTACCGATACTTCTACATGTTCACCCTGTCGCTCTCCCTGCTCACCATTTACATCTTCACCTTCAACATCGTCCACGTGGTGATGC GTTCAGTGGATGGCGGCTTTTTGAACACTTTGAAGGAGACACCTGGA ACTGTTCTGGAGGTTTTGGTGTGTTTCTTCACCCTGTGGTCAGTAGTGGGACTGACGGGCTTCCACACCTACCTGATCTCTCTCAACCAGACCACCAACGAGGAC GACTGGGCATGCTGCCAGAGATGCTGCTGGGGCAGAGAGAGCGGGGGGGATAAAGAGGAGAAGATAGAAATGGTGGAATAa
- the zdhhc9 gene encoding palmitoyltransferase ZDHHC9 isoform X1 produces MSLGQGPRSRRSSRGRIPHVRLGNRRHRRSGELDCIGLCTNLQHRRAETPRLHKTNKKNSWHARRRARTMSAVMVTRKVRKWEKLPGKNTFCCDGRVMMARQKGVFYLTLFLIVGTCSLFFAFECPYLAVHLSPAIPFFAVLLFLFVIAMLLRTSFSDPGVLPRALPEEATFIEMEIEAANGNVPAGQRPPPRIRNVQINNQIVKLKYCYTCKIFRPPRASHCSICDNCVDRFDHHCPWVGNCVGKRNYRYFYMFTLSLSLLTIYIFTFNIVHVVMRSVDGGFLNTLKETPGTVLEVLVCFFTLWSVVGLTGFHTYLISLNQTTNEDIKGSWSGKNRVQNPYSHKNFMKNCCEVLCGPTYPSVLDRRGMTQEDLTVSSASAAPSSSSSSNAAPQTTKTTAPLIPNEHTPDDARPSIAASAENSDSSKEGFPPAKTVPPLASPETDVSLPKDKAQ; encoded by the exons ATGTCACTCGGTCAAGGTCCGCGCTCCCGACGCAGCAGCCGCGGCCGGATTCCGCACGTTCGGCTGGGAAACCGACGACACCGGCGTTCGGGTGAATTagatt GCATCGGCTTGTGCACAAATCTACAACACCGCCGAGCTGAGACGCCTCGTCtccataaaacaaacaaaaaaaacagctggcaCGCACGCAGGCGCGCGCGCACCATGTCGGCGGTGATGGTCACACGAAAGGTGCGAAAATGGGAGAAGCTCCCGGGGAAGAACACGTTCTGCTGCGACGGCCGGGTGATGATGGCCCGGCAGAAGGGGGTCTTCTACCTGACCCTGTTCCTCATCGTCGGGACCTGCTCGCTCTTCTTCGCCTTCGA GTGTCCCTACCTGGCTGTCCATCTGTCTCCTGCCATCCCATTTTTCGCcgtcctgctcttcctcttcgtcaTCGCCATGTTGTTGAGGACCAGCTTCAGTGACCCCGGGGTGCTGCCACGGGCCCTCCCGGAGGAGGCCACGTTCATCGAGATGGAAATTG AGGCTGCTAATGGGAACGTCCCCGCAGGGCAGCGGCCGCCACCTCGAATCCGCAACGTTCAGATTAACAACCAGATCGTCAAACTCAAGTACTGCTACACTTGCAAGATCTTCCGACCACCTCGAGCATCTCACTGCAGCATCTGTGACAACTGCGTCG ACCGCTTTGATCACCACTGTCCCTGGGTGGGGAACTGCGTGGGCAAGAGGAACTACCGATACTTCTACATGTTCACCCTGTCGCTCTCCCTGCTCACCATTTACATCTTCACCTTCAACATCGTCCACGTGGTGATGC GTTCAGTGGATGGCGGCTTTTTGAACACTTTGAAGGAGACACCTGGA ACTGTTCTGGAGGTTTTGGTGTGTTTCTTCACCCTGTGGTCAGTAGTGGGACTGACGGGCTTCCACACCTACCTGATCTCTCTCAACCAGACCACCAACGAGGAC ATTAAAGGATCCTGGTCGGGAAAGAACCGAGTCCAGAACCCGTACAGCCACAAGAACTTCATGAAGAACTGCTGCGAGGTGCTCTGTGGGCCGACCTACCCGAG TGTCCTGGACAGAAGAGGAATGACGCAGGAGGATTTGACCGTTTCTTCTGCGTCTGCTGCGCCCTCATCTTCTAGCAGCAGCAACGCTGCTCCACAAACCACG AAAACCACGGCCCCGCTCATCCCCAACGAGCACACGCCCGACGACGCCAGGCCGAGCATCGCCGCTTCAGCAGAGAACAGCGACTCCTCCAAAGAGGGATTCCCTCCTGCTAAGACGGTTCCACCCCTGGCTTCACCCGAGACTGACGTGTCCCTGCCCAAGGACAAGGCCCAGTAG
- the sash3 gene encoding SAM and SH3 domain-containing protein 3: protein MLRRRPSNASEKEQGQKKKLTLQRSSSFKDFMKHKPTSPVVSEKEYNVEENLTEGLAAEDSVKSGIKLGKKWRNVISRTMTRKTSKMVQKALAEEGAESGEELSPVSSDWLPDLSAGQRTSVCSSGSEDTPPSLITRQLSGSGDRQSLDSGYCQRDSMRLEENGVSYNGPFCGRALVHTDFTPSPYDVESLKLNKGDIIHIIEKPPVGTWTGKLNNKMGSFKFIYVNLLPDESPPSRRRRCDSKNRRSNCKPKTLEEVLDGMGLTELSSLLSMHGFQTLEDFAGLQESHLNELNITDPDKRAKILSACELLRDSEDESEPDDQDTSGGDDKEPRDSGCFESSECLEGRRGEASEEQANREEAEKRGETQTEQLDALQEQLQELEVDEGS from the exons ATGTTGAGGCGAAGGCCCTCCAACGCCTCGGAGAAGGAGCaggggcagaagaagaag CTCACTCTGCAGAGATCGAGCAGCTTCAAAGATTTCATGAAGCACAAACCTACTTCTCCCGTGGTGTCCGAGAAGGAGTATAACGTGGAGGAGAAT TTGACGGAGGGTTTAGCGGCAGAGGACTCCGTAAAAAGTGGCATCAAACTTGGGAAAAAATGGCGCAACGTCATCTCACGCACCATGACCCGAAAAACATCCAAGATGGTGCAAAAGGCTCTGGCTGAAGAGGGG GCTGAGAGCGGGGAGGAGCTGTCTCCGGTCTCTTCTGACTGGCTTCCAGATCTGAGTGCAGGACAGAGGACGTCTGTGTGCTCCTCAGGGTCAGAGGACACACCGCCCAGCCTCATCACCCGCCAGCTCTCAGGCA GCGGCGACAGACAGAGCCTGGACAGCGGATACTGCCAGAGGGACAGCATGAGGCTGGAGGAGAACGGCGTCTCTTACAACGGCCCTTTCTGCGGCCGCGCACTGGTCCACACCGACTTCACTCCCAGCCCGTACGACGTGGAGTCACTCAAACTCAAT AAAGGAGACATCATCCACATCATCGAGAAGCCTCCCGTCGGGACCTGGACGGGGAAGCTCAACAACAAAATGGGCTCCTTTAAGTTCATCTACGTCAACCTGCTGCCCGACGAAAGCCCGCCGTCCAGGAGGAGGCGCTGCGACAGCAAGAACCGCCGATCCAATTGCAAACCCAAAACCCTGGAGGAGGTCCTGGACGGCATGGGCCTCACT GAGTTGAGTTCTCTGCTGTCCATGCACGGTTTCCAGACCCTGGAGGACTTTGCGGGACTGCAGGAGTCTCACCTCAACGAGCTGAACATCACAGACCCGGACAAGCGCGCCAAGATCCTGAGTGCCTGTGAACTGCTGAGAGACT CTGAAGACGAGTCGGAGCCAGATGACCAGGACACGTCCGGGGGGGACGACAAGGAGCCGAGGGACTCGGGCTGCTTCGAGAGCTCCGAGTGCCTGGAGGGCCGACGCGGAGAAGCGTCAGAGGAGCAGGCAAAccgggaggaggcggagaaacGTGGAGAGACGCAAACTGAGCAGCTGGACGCTCTGCAGGaacagctgcaggagctggaggtggacgaAGGATCTTGA
- the zdhhc9 gene encoding palmitoyltransferase ZDHHC9 isoform X2 — protein sequence MSLGQGPRSRRSSRGRIPHVRLGNRRHRRSGIGLCTNLQHRRAETPRLHKTNKKNSWHARRRARTMSAVMVTRKVRKWEKLPGKNTFCCDGRVMMARQKGVFYLTLFLIVGTCSLFFAFECPYLAVHLSPAIPFFAVLLFLFVIAMLLRTSFSDPGVLPRALPEEATFIEMEIEAANGNVPAGQRPPPRIRNVQINNQIVKLKYCYTCKIFRPPRASHCSICDNCVDRFDHHCPWVGNCVGKRNYRYFYMFTLSLSLLTIYIFTFNIVHVVMRSVDGGFLNTLKETPGTVLEVLVCFFTLWSVVGLTGFHTYLISLNQTTNEDIKGSWSGKNRVQNPYSHKNFMKNCCEVLCGPTYPSVLDRRGMTQEDLTVSSASAAPSSSSSSNAAPQTTKTTAPLIPNEHTPDDARPSIAASAENSDSSKEGFPPAKTVPPLASPETDVSLPKDKAQ from the exons ATGTCACTCGGTCAAGGTCCGCGCTCCCGACGCAGCAGCCGCGGCCGGATTCCGCACGTTCGGCTGGGAAACCGACGACACCGGCGTTCGG GCATCGGCTTGTGCACAAATCTACAACACCGCCGAGCTGAGACGCCTCGTCtccataaaacaaacaaaaaaaacagctggcaCGCACGCAGGCGCGCGCGCACCATGTCGGCGGTGATGGTCACACGAAAGGTGCGAAAATGGGAGAAGCTCCCGGGGAAGAACACGTTCTGCTGCGACGGCCGGGTGATGATGGCCCGGCAGAAGGGGGTCTTCTACCTGACCCTGTTCCTCATCGTCGGGACCTGCTCGCTCTTCTTCGCCTTCGA GTGTCCCTACCTGGCTGTCCATCTGTCTCCTGCCATCCCATTTTTCGCcgtcctgctcttcctcttcgtcaTCGCCATGTTGTTGAGGACCAGCTTCAGTGACCCCGGGGTGCTGCCACGGGCCCTCCCGGAGGAGGCCACGTTCATCGAGATGGAAATTG AGGCTGCTAATGGGAACGTCCCCGCAGGGCAGCGGCCGCCACCTCGAATCCGCAACGTTCAGATTAACAACCAGATCGTCAAACTCAAGTACTGCTACACTTGCAAGATCTTCCGACCACCTCGAGCATCTCACTGCAGCATCTGTGACAACTGCGTCG ACCGCTTTGATCACCACTGTCCCTGGGTGGGGAACTGCGTGGGCAAGAGGAACTACCGATACTTCTACATGTTCACCCTGTCGCTCTCCCTGCTCACCATTTACATCTTCACCTTCAACATCGTCCACGTGGTGATGC GTTCAGTGGATGGCGGCTTTTTGAACACTTTGAAGGAGACACCTGGA ACTGTTCTGGAGGTTTTGGTGTGTTTCTTCACCCTGTGGTCAGTAGTGGGACTGACGGGCTTCCACACCTACCTGATCTCTCTCAACCAGACCACCAACGAGGAC ATTAAAGGATCCTGGTCGGGAAAGAACCGAGTCCAGAACCCGTACAGCCACAAGAACTTCATGAAGAACTGCTGCGAGGTGCTCTGTGGGCCGACCTACCCGAG TGTCCTGGACAGAAGAGGAATGACGCAGGAGGATTTGACCGTTTCTTCTGCGTCTGCTGCGCCCTCATCTTCTAGCAGCAGCAACGCTGCTCCACAAACCACG AAAACCACGGCCCCGCTCATCCCCAACGAGCACACGCCCGACGACGCCAGGCCGAGCATCGCCGCTTCAGCAGAGAACAGCGACTCCTCCAAAGAGGGATTCCCTCCTGCTAAGACGGTTCCACCCCTGGCTTCACCCGAGACTGACGTGTCCCTGCCCAAGGACAAGGCCCAGTAG
- the zdhhc9 gene encoding palmitoyltransferase ZDHHC9 isoform X3 — MSAVMVTRKVRKWEKLPGKNTFCCDGRVMMARQKGVFYLTLFLIVGTCSLFFAFECPYLAVHLSPAIPFFAVLLFLFVIAMLLRTSFSDPGVLPRALPEEATFIEMEIEAANGNVPAGQRPPPRIRNVQINNQIVKLKYCYTCKIFRPPRASHCSICDNCVDRFDHHCPWVGNCVGKRNYRYFYMFTLSLSLLTIYIFTFNIVHVVMRSVDGGFLNTLKETPGTVLEVLVCFFTLWSVVGLTGFHTYLISLNQTTNEDIKGSWSGKNRVQNPYSHKNFMKNCCEVLCGPTYPSVLDRRGMTQEDLTVSSASAAPSSSSSSNAAPQTTKTTAPLIPNEHTPDDARPSIAASAENSDSSKEGFPPAKTVPPLASPETDVSLPKDKAQ, encoded by the exons ATGTCGGCGGTGATGGTCACACGAAAGGTGCGAAAATGGGAGAAGCTCCCGGGGAAGAACACGTTCTGCTGCGACGGCCGGGTGATGATGGCCCGGCAGAAGGGGGTCTTCTACCTGACCCTGTTCCTCATCGTCGGGACCTGCTCGCTCTTCTTCGCCTTCGA GTGTCCCTACCTGGCTGTCCATCTGTCTCCTGCCATCCCATTTTTCGCcgtcctgctcttcctcttcgtcaTCGCCATGTTGTTGAGGACCAGCTTCAGTGACCCCGGGGTGCTGCCACGGGCCCTCCCGGAGGAGGCCACGTTCATCGAGATGGAAATTG AGGCTGCTAATGGGAACGTCCCCGCAGGGCAGCGGCCGCCACCTCGAATCCGCAACGTTCAGATTAACAACCAGATCGTCAAACTCAAGTACTGCTACACTTGCAAGATCTTCCGACCACCTCGAGCATCTCACTGCAGCATCTGTGACAACTGCGTCG ACCGCTTTGATCACCACTGTCCCTGGGTGGGGAACTGCGTGGGCAAGAGGAACTACCGATACTTCTACATGTTCACCCTGTCGCTCTCCCTGCTCACCATTTACATCTTCACCTTCAACATCGTCCACGTGGTGATGC GTTCAGTGGATGGCGGCTTTTTGAACACTTTGAAGGAGACACCTGGA ACTGTTCTGGAGGTTTTGGTGTGTTTCTTCACCCTGTGGTCAGTAGTGGGACTGACGGGCTTCCACACCTACCTGATCTCTCTCAACCAGACCACCAACGAGGAC ATTAAAGGATCCTGGTCGGGAAAGAACCGAGTCCAGAACCCGTACAGCCACAAGAACTTCATGAAGAACTGCTGCGAGGTGCTCTGTGGGCCGACCTACCCGAG TGTCCTGGACAGAAGAGGAATGACGCAGGAGGATTTGACCGTTTCTTCTGCGTCTGCTGCGCCCTCATCTTCTAGCAGCAGCAACGCTGCTCCACAAACCACG AAAACCACGGCCCCGCTCATCCCCAACGAGCACACGCCCGACGACGCCAGGCCGAGCATCGCCGCTTCAGCAGAGAACAGCGACTCCTCCAAAGAGGGATTCCCTCCTGCTAAGACGGTTCCACCCCTGGCTTCACCCGAGACTGACGTGTCCCTGCCCAAGGACAAGGCCCAGTAG